TAGAAAATGGGCAGAGGTGGTCAACCTCCTGGGCAAGGTAGGGTTGAAAGCATATTTCTAGAGGGGCAGAGAAATGAGTGACACAGTCATCTGCCTAATCACTGTGTGCCCTTCACATAGTGTTACTCGCTCTCTGGTCCTCAATCTCCTCATCACTAGGTGTTTCCTTCAAAGCCTCTGCAATAGctgctcctccttcttccttACTAACAGAATCcacttttggctgggcgcagtggctcacgcctataatcccagcactttgggaggccgaggcgggtagatcacctgaggtcaggagtttgagaccagcctggccaacatggtgaaaccccgtctctactaaaaatacaaaaattacccaggcgtggttgcatacgtctgtaatcccagctatggggaggctgaggcaggagaatcttttgaacctgggaggcagagattgcagtgagccaagattgcgccattgcgaaaaagcctgggtgacagagcaagactctgtctcaaaaaacaaacgaacaaaaaataGAACCCCAGTTTTGTTTGAGACTGACTAACAGGACCAGTCCTTCCAGGTTTCTTCTTATGCCCAATCAGCAGATAGAAGGTCTGGAGGCACAGCAGCCATCGTGTAACTGTGAATCAAAGCACACAGGCAGTGGGGGAAAAGTGCTTTGACTTTTCTGCTTtgtggctgtgtggccttgggtatGTTATTTACTTCTCAGTGCCTCATTTCTCACAATGTGTAAACTGGGGATAAAATGCCTACCTTGAACAATCTTATGGGGACTAAATGGTGCATTGGCTATGAATCCACTTTTTCTGTTGTAAAGGGCTATGCCAATGTTTGTAGTCACTTGTAGCATTCTGCTATAGAGGACTAGTTGTGActttagaaataaacaaagaagagCCCCTTTATTTCTCCTCTTGGATAAAGTTCCAAGGCTGGATGTGGGCCTCAAGCCAACCAGCCCTGCTCTTTAGCCATCAGCTATGCAAACAGGAAGTGGCTCTCCAAACACTGCACGCTGCAGGAGGCTGGCCCAGAGTCTGCCTCTTTGGAGGCCTCCTTCTAGCCCCATGCCTTCCCATCTCCCAGTTGTGAGCTCCTCAGATGTCCAGTAGGTTCAAGGCCATCCCTtctgcctgccccacccccagcctgggccagaccACCTTCCTCTCAGGACCAGGATGGCAGGAGCCCCTCACTGGGCTCCGCACTATCTTCTGCTCTCCCTGTCTGCCCATCTCTTTGTCACACTGTAGCCAGGGtaactttttattgaaatgtaaatCTGCTTCTGTCACCTCCTTGCTTAAAACTTTCCCATGGTTTCATGTTCTTTCTCTTAAGGGAAAAACTGAAGTCCTTGCTGCCACCTTCCAGGCCCTAAATGGGCCTACCTCCAGCTCTACCCCTCCAGCCACTTGggcttccttttagtttttgaaTGGTGCTAAGGCCCCTTCTGCCCTAGGGCTTTGCCCGTACTGTTCCCATTTTCTAGAatgttctctcttctcctctttccatCTGGCCCAGTAACATCCTACCCTCAAGTGTCACTTCTTTGGGGGCAGGCTGATTAGTGTCCTCCACATCCTGCCTGCTGCCACACATCTGTTCCTGTGAAGGTCTTATCTGCTCACAGGTGGCTGCTCAGGGCAGGGAATTCAGTCTGTCCTAGTCACATGGTCACATCCCTGATACCTGGGATGGCCCCTGGCACAGAGAAAATGCTCAGCAAATGTGTAGTCAGGCCAGCCGGCAGGCAGGGGTGCCTTGTGATTTGAAAGGGAGAGAGGCTCTGTCTACCAggcatctaccatgtgccaggcaggaGCCCATGGCCTCTTCACAGCCACTCCCGCAGGCAGGGACCCCAATCTGTATTCTACCCAAGAGGAAGCAGGGTCTTTGAGGGGTGGTGACTTGCCCACACTCACACATCTGCCAAAAGTCCTGCCAAGATTTGAATCTGGGTCCCAAGTCCAGCTTCCTGCCCTGGTGGAGCTAGCACAGGCAGTCATTATacacctgtttcctcatctacagaGTGGAAACACAGCAGTACTCACCTCACAGGGCAGCtgtgaggcttaaatgagttAAGCCACATAAAGTACTTAGCTcaaggcctggcacacagcaagtgcttAGTAACTGTAAGCTATTATCATTATGATCGAATCCAGGAACAAATAAGAATAAGCACATTCAACTGCAATCTATGATAAACAAATAGAGGGTGTTTGTGGGTGAACAGGAGGATGGATGGACGgctggctgggtgggtgggtggggggaaggatggatgatggatgcgtgggtgggtggggggatggatggatgatggatgggtggggggatgggtgggtgggtgagtggatggatggatgaatagatggatgatggGTAGGTGGATAGATGGTGGGtcgatgagtggatgggtggatggatgaatgggtgagtggatggacgagtgagtggatggataggtgggtggggtgggtgagtggatggacaaatgaatggatggatggatggatgggtgagtggggtgggtgagtggatggacagatggatggatgaatggatgggtgggcaGATGGATGCAGAGCAAGCAATGGAATAGACTTATGACTTAAGAAATGGAGAACTGACAAAGGAATGAAAGAACACGTGAATAAATGCATGGAGAAACTGGGGAACACGAGAGCGTGTGGGAGGGGGTTTGCACACCCGAAGTCTGGGAAAATGGGAGCCGAATTGGGGCACTTGGGCCCAGGGCCCGCGCCCCTGCTCACCTGTAGCGTTGCAGCTCCGCTTCCAGCCGCCGCACCCAGCGCTGCAAGCCGGGCACCTGTCGCGCCAGCGCCTCCAGCTCTCGTACGCGGTGCAGGCTGCGCAGCACCACCTGCCGGGCCTCCTCCGCGCGCCGCCGCACCTCGGCCTGGCCACGGCGCAGCCGCCCAGCGCGGGCCTCCGCCGCAGCCAGCGCGCCTTGTGCCTGCCGCAGTTCCCGCACCGCAGCCTCCGGTCCGCCGCGCTCCATCTCGTGGGTGCTCGCCTGGCTCTTCCAGAGCCCGACCTGCGGGGACAGGGCAGCAGGGGCAGGGGGTAAGTGCCCCAGCCACATGCACCAGACGAACGCCCGCCACGACGGCGGTCCCCATTCCTCCGCACCCAGAAGCGCGTGAGCACGTTTATGGCGCCGCCTGCTTCCAGGTGCCAGCCCCTTAGGTCCCGTGCGTCTGAGATCCTTTAACCCTCGCCACATCCCTAGGGAGGCGGGAGCTCTAATGATTCCTCCTCGCCCGCCCCCGCAACCCTCCAGCGTTTTTTTACTGatgaaggaaactgaaacacGACGCCAGTATTCTGTTCCCTCTGTGGTACCAATGATTCTTCAACCTCGCACCTCGTCTCGGTCTACTCCTGTGTTGGCGGCGTTCAGCCTGCCGGGTGGCAGTTCCTCATCTCCTAGACTCCCCCCAGTGGCACTTGCAGCCCTCCCCGTGCCTGCTCACTAGAGGCTCCTTGAGGGCGGTTTCTGTCTGTCTTTACTGGTGTGTTCCCAGAGCCTAAAACaaacctggcacatagtaggtgctcaataaatacccgAGCATGAGCGATGCCGGAAGACCTTTCAGGCGCATCCCATGGCTCCCCGTACATTACTTGGGATTCCACATCAGAGGAGTACTTTCCCGCCTCCACCCTGGCTTCCATGCACACCAACACTGAAAACCACACCTTGCCACTTTCCTGCACTCTGCAGTGTCCTGAGCTAAAGCGGGGTCATATAACGTCATTTTCTTCCTGGCCTGTTGTCGCCTGGGGTAGGGGCTGTTCCTTTCCTCCTCTGACCCCTGCGGCCCAGCACTGCCCTTCGCGCACAGTTGGCACAGTGCTTAAGTGTTTGTCGACGGCTCCCAGATGCTAAGGCTGGGTCCTCATCTCACCCCATGGTTTCTTCTCAATAGCCCAGAGCGGGTCTGGTTCCCACAGGCATTTGGTGGCCCATGAGTGCCTGATCCATAGTGTGAGCCACCCTGTCTATTTCTCACTTGTCTGTTTCTCCCGCAGGGAGCCCCGTAAGTCGTTGCTGATTGACAGAAGGAGCTGTCAGTCTACTCCAGGAGGCAGGGAGATCCTTAAAGGTGAGCTCAGGGCCTTCTTCACACTTCTGTCTCCTAAACCTCCCAGAAGCctggcaggaaggagagagaaagatgctTGTTGAAAGGGAATGTGTGAGACTACCCAGACAAGTGCAATTCCTGGGTTAGAAGGGGCAAGACGCGATGATGCGGGGGTGGAGCAGAAAAGTGGGGTATGGTTGTCTGAATGTGACTGGGGTTTTCAGGAGTGGAACAGATGGTAAGAATAGGGTTGGGGACTGGAGTGGAATGGGGAGGAACAGGGACAGGATGCAAGTGGGCTGAGGCGGGGTGGGATGGTGTAGGGCTGCCCTCTGTCTACCCTTCCTCTGCCTCTGTCCCGTCGCGCTCCGCAGCCAGCCAGCTTTTAGTTCGAGCCCTCTCCCAGGCGTTACCGCCCTCCCTCCGCGGCCAGCGCGCACCTGCAGTGCTAGGCAGCGTGCATCACTGCTCTGCAGCGCAGCGCGCAGGTCCTCCACCAACTCGCGCAAGCTGCTATTCTCCTCCTCCAGCCGCGCAACGCGCTCGCAGTCAGGACCGCTGTCAGGGCCAGGCGCGCaaggcgggcggcggcggcggcgcggacGGCGCAGGCGGATCTGCGTCTCGATGTGCTCGCTGAGAGCGCCGCGGGGCAGCCGGGGCCCCGCACGGGTGCCGAAGTAGCCGCAGAGGCGCGCGTGGAACTGGCGGAAGGTGAGCTCCGGCGGCTCGGCGCGCAGCGCCAGGCGCGCCTCTTCGTCGGTATCTGAGTCCCCGTCCGTGGCCAACTCAGCGGCCGCGTCCCCGGTGGTCACAGCTCTGGAGTTCGCGTCTCCGGCTGCCTCCCCGGCCGCGGTGGCCCCCTCCGCGCGCAGCCCCAGCACAGCGCAGAGGGCGCGGAAGTCGGCGCGGGGCAGGCGGCCGGCGCCGCGGCAGTCCAGGTGGTGGAAGACCTCCTGCAGGTACTGGTCCAGGCCGGTGGCCAGCACCACGATCTCGTTCTCCACGCCGCGGTCCAGCCCATAGTGGTGCGCCAGGGCGCTCAGCAGCCACTGCGTGCGCCGCGCAGGTCGCCGGTACGGGTCACCTCCCGCGCTCTCCATGCCGGCCTCCGCGCCCGCGCTGTCCGGCTCCATCGCTGCGCCGCGCGCCTCGCTCCTCCGGTCCCTCCTCCGGTCCCTTCGCCCCGCCACTTCCAGGGGCGGCCCTAGAGTTTCTTGAAAGGAGGGGCTTAGCGGTCGCGATCTGGTTGGAGCGGCGCCGGGGACCGTGTCCAGCAGCTGCGCTGGCCTCACAGGGCGTCTGGTTTACCCCAGTTGCTTTGGAGGGGTCTGGGGTAGGAGGTCCAGGAGCCCCCCGGGACCCCTGCAGCGCCACCAGTGCCGGGTCGGCGTCCGAGTTTGGCTTCTCCGCGTGACTCCCGCGCTCTCCTCTCCTCACTCCCGGGGCGTTCCTGGCGTCTGCGCTTTTCCTCCCCCTCCCGGCCGTCCACTCTCAACTCCCTCCTCCCTTCGCCCCGCCCGCCTGGCGCGGAGAGTTCGCCCCGAGACTTGGGCGAGGGGTTGGCGCGGGATCCGAAGCCCAGGAGGGCCTTGGGGGTGGCGGCCTCGTCCGGTTGCTGGGTATGTGCCCCCACACCCAAGCGTCACTCTTCCCCCTCTTCCCGGAAGGCCTTTCGAGGGTTGCCTGGCAAGCCTGCTCTCGCCGCCCTGTAGCTGTGGGTGCGGAAAAGTCTCCCCTCCGCTTAAATTCAGCTACCAGGTTTCCGAGCACTTCTTGTGCCACCACAGACCTTGCAAAAAGCCCCAAGTAGTAACTGGGAAAGAGAGGGAAACAGGCTTGGAGAGGCAAGGGGTCTAGGTTAGGGGCACCCCGCTGGTCAGAAGCTGATCTGTGCTAACTGCTCTGTCCAGAtccctgttgggggtggggatagGATTCTCGGGAAAGTGGTGTCTCCCGCCCCTGCCACCTTTGTGCCTGAGGGTGCTGACTTGGCAATGGGATCCGAGTTCCATCTCTGAGCTGGGGTTAGGTTAACAGGTTGATGATTGGCTGATGTTTTAGAACACATTtctggaagatgaagaaaaacctGCTTCTCTGGTGAGTACTGGACTGTGTTCGCTTTCTTTTTCACGAGAGGCGTGCAGTGATATTGTGATATTGTTCACCTGTTACCTGCACCGGGAACGGTTATCCAGCCACGGTATCCAGCCACGTTGGAGCAAGAGGCAGACTCTTCAGCTGTTCCTAGCTATAacagagacagaatcttgccttGTGGATAACTCTGTgagtttaaatgtaaaatcttgCCGTTTGAAAAGCGATAGCATTCTGTCTCCTCTGCCACAGTATCCCAGAATCAGCACTTTGTCCATTTGGCAAATTCGTACTTGTTCTTGAAGGCTTTGCCCAGAGTACATCTCTGCTGGGAAGGAATTAAAGGCTTCTCCCCAAGCATTTTGGACATActgttttaggtttgtttttaattataaaagtaatggcAATTTGACAAAGTTTTTACATCACATACACTTCTTGGCTTCTACCTTAGAAAGCCACTGTGCACAGGATGTTCACTGCATCATTGTTTATTAGAGTGAGAAACTGGAGAACACACGGTGTCCATCAGATCAGCTAGGACTCAGCAAACGAGGATGAGCAGACACAGCAAGGCACAAGCTGATTATGCACAACACTGATGCTTGcataacaagaacaaaaacataaaaaacaatacTATTTTCTGCTGAGACATGTGTATGTGAGTGCACAGAAGAAGAGGGAGGGATTCATAAGTGGATTCAGTGGTTTTCTCTGCAGATGGGAAACACTGCAGTATTTACCTTTTGAGAAGATGTTctcatgtgtttctttttcttggccgcgtgcggtggctcacgcctgtaatcccagcactttgggaggccgaagcgggtggactgcctgaggtcaagtgttcaagaccagcctggccaacatagtgaaaccccttctctactaaaaatacaaaaaattagctgggcatggtggcaggcgcctgtaatcccagctacttgggaggctgaggcaggagaatcatttgaacccgggaggcggaggttgcagttaactgagatcctgtcattgcactccagcctgggtgacaaagcgagactccgtctcaaaacaacaacaacaaaaaaaagaacctgaTTTTATTTCATGTCAGTGCTGAGGGCTGGtagcccaggcaagagtgcaacaccctccccgccccccacatCCCTGCAGCTGGTAAAGGAATCCTTTGAACAGTAGCTTTCCTGGGCCAGTCAATATTGAAAAGAAAGCTTTTAAATGTCTTGCTGGGAGCCTTTGCCGGCCTCTGCTCCCCTACAGCTCAGGGAAGTAAGGGTTGATAATGGTTTTCTGTCAGGCCTGTCTGTCTGCCCCGTGGTGTTACCAGGCACCTCTGAAATAATTCTGGTTGCATCCACAAGGTTTTTGTTTAGGTTCAAAGTGAGCAAACTCAGAGGTCTCCTTGCACTCTTTTGTATGAGCTGGGGGGATGGGCTTGTGTCTGTGTAGGGTAGAGTCAGGGCTGTGGCAAAGAAATGATTTTCTGAAGTCAGTTCAGTATTGTTTGAGCCATTTCAAATAGTATATTGTTTAAAGTGTCTTTTAAAGGTCCAGGAAAAtgctaaaaagcaaaaatcatccACTATTCTGCCACCAAGAGGGGACCACTGTGTATTTCTGATGTATTTATTTCCAAACTTTTCTATGTATTTGGGCATGAAAGAACTTTTTGGAGTGATTGAAATACTCTGTCTTCATGGTATAGTGGTTGCGTGACTGTGTACATCTGAATTTCACAGTGTGCAAATTGTAGCTCATTCAACTTGACATGAAAAGCACAGTGGAAAGGGCGCCGTTGGGATCTTTCTTTGCACAGGAACTGAGCTTTGTAAACAGCTTGACTGTGGTTTCTTTGCAGACACTGCTCCAGAGGCTGCTCTGTGCTCCCTCAGAATGAACTATAAGGTGCTTTGTCATCCCCCACAGATGCCTACAGAggtaattttcagcttttctccacAAAAACAATACTGTGAACAGTTTGTGCCATATCTCGAGTGATTTATTACTGGGCCATGgagtatacatattttataaactcGCGATATTGTCACACTGTTTTTTGGAAACTTGTGTTATTCTATCCAGAGCCCAGAATTGTCTGGGAATGTCCTTGGGCCATTATTTTCAGTGTCATAAAGCTTTTGGGTTTTTAGGAGTCTTGGTTAGTGGATTTGCTTTAGTGTTCAGACACCAAGCTTTACTTCTATTAAAAATAGGCCTGTtggtaggcaaagatttcttagatacaacaccaaatgcatggtccaaaaaagaaaaaaaatgatgaattggACTTTCATCAAAGTTCAAAACATTTACACTTCAAAAGAtactattaagaaaataagatgaacaggagactagaaggaaatatttgtaaaacatatgCCCAGTAAAGAACTTATATTCAGAATTTACAATGAACTCTTACAAGTGTGTTCTGGCTTGTAAGAACAAGTAACAAGTAACAAGAAGACAAACAATCCAATCAAAAGTGAGTGAAAGATACAAACAGATATTTCGCCAAAGAAGTTGTATAAATGGCCAACATGCATATAAAACAATCTCAGTATTCTTAATTGTTAGGGAAATGCacatgaaaactacaatgaaatactatatcATACCCATGAGAATAGCTGTAATGAATAAAACAGGCAACAAATCTTGTCAAGAATTTGGAGAAACAGGAAACTTCATGTTATTGATGGGAACATAAAATGATGCAGCCCCTGTGgaagatagtttggcagtttctcaagaAGTTAATCACAAAATGACCATACGACCCAActattccactcctagatatcgacccaagagagatgaaaacacgtccacacaaagacttgcatgggaatgttcattgcaacattgttCATAAATGTCTAAATGCCCAAGCCAAATGCccattaactgatgaatggataggCAAACTGTGGTCTGtccacacaatagaatattattcagtcatgaaaaggaatgaaataccgACACATGCCTCAACATAAATAAACCTCAGAAACATAACGGTAGGTGAAAGAAACCAATCACAAAGCCAGAACACATAGTGTCTGATTCAATTTATAGGAAAtgtctagaaaaggcaaatttttAGAGATAAAGTAGATATTGGTTGCCTAGGACTGGGAGTTGGAACAGAGATTAATTATAAATGTGCATGAAGTCTTATTAgggggatgaaaatgttctaaaatgaatTTATGATGGTGATCACACCACTTGGTTACTGAAAATTACTGAAAATCATTGAATTCTATGCTTGAAATGGATggattttgtgaaataaaaaatacttcaataaagctgttaaaaatggGGAAGGGGCAAGAAGAAGATGGATGTAGCTGATTCCCAATATGCTTCCAGCTGCCAGAGTCTTGGGATAACTTCAGGAAGGCCTCGACATAACCTGTGGGAGCTTGGGAACCCCCCACCCGGCAGAGTAAGGAAGCAGGGATGGATTGTTCAGTGACCTTGAACACCTCCCACCCCTGGATGTTTGCCCCTCTGCTTACCAGAGGTACAGTCCATGTCTTCATCCCCTTGAAGTGGGGCCAGCCTCATGACTTCCTTTGGTTAATGGCATGTAGCAGAGTGACATGGTGCTGGTTCCACGCCTAGGTCCCAAGAGGCCTTGCAGCTTCTTCTGTGCCCTCTGGGATCCCTGCTCTGAGAATGCCATGTGAGGAAGCCAGGCCAGGCTACGGGGAGATGAGGTGCCACCTGGAAGGAAGCTGGTGTACCACTGGGGGCGGGGGAGCCGATGGAGGGGAACCAGCGGGCCCGCGGAGAGCCAGCAGCAACTTCCAGACATGCAAGTGAGGCCTTCTGGCACCTTTCAGCCATGTTGGTCCTCCAGCTGAGCACAGCACAGGGAATGAGCCCAGGCGAGGCCAGCAGAGAACTACCCAGCTGATACATGGAGTGGTGAGAAATAACAAGTGTTTGTTGTTTGATGCCATTAAGTTTGGGGATGGTTTTTACTCAGTAACAGATAATTGAAACAGAAGACCCCTTTCCTTTGCTTCTGATCTGCCAGCCCTGAAGCCATCTTCACTGAGGTGGGGTTGTAGACACACCACTCTCTCACACCTGAGTAGTGGGTGGCACACCTTTGCCCTGACTTCATCCTGTGATGCTCTAGGTCTTGACCCAGACACCACCTCTCTCAGGGCAGTGGTTCCATATTCTGGTTGTATAATACAATCTTggtggtaatttaaaaatatggctcCTGTTCCTATTATTTATTGCACAACAAATCACCCCAGAACTTAGTGGTTTAAGAGAGCAACAACCTACTTTGCTTATAAATCTGCAATTTCTCATGATGGAGACAGcttgtttctgtttcttagtgTCAGCCAGGGTGTCTCAAAGACTAAAGGCTGGGATCATTTGAATTCTTGCACTCTCATATGTCTGGGAGTTGAGGCTGGCAATTGGCTGGGAACCATCAGTCACAACAGCTTCATGTGGCCATTTCACATggctgcttgggcttcctcacaacatggtagCTGGATTCCTAGCATGAATACTATACCTCAAAAGAACAGGGCAGAGGTAGATGGAATTTGTACGACCTGGCCTCAGAAATCACATAGTgtcatttcctctctctcttttgactGAGGCAGGTCACAAAGGTCTGCCCAGTTTCCAGGGGAGGGGTCTAgaccccccccgcccccactggGTGGGAGGAATGTGAACCCCAGGATGCCTGCCAGAAGATTATGTGGGAGGGGATCTTTTGAGGTGGctgtctttggaaaatacaatctgtcACTGGTTCTTAAGCCCCACCTCTGGAGAGTGACTTCCACAGGTCTTTAATGAAGCCTCAGAATTGTATTTTTGACATGTAGGTGTTTCCAATGCACATCCAGGATGGCACATTGGTCCTTGGTCCAAGACCTCTGGCCTCTCACTACTGAACTTGGGGAGAGATTGGCCTCTGCCCTAGGTGGTGATGTGATCAAAGAACCTTTGGAGGGAAACCAGCCTCAGGCCAGTGGGTAGGACCTGGGGAGCAGGAGGCCTGATGTCTGTCCGAGGGTGATGGTGGTGTTGAACTGCCCTTGTTAAAGGGCCCTTTTGGGGGCTGGTGTATCTGAGTAGCTTTGTATTCTTCCAGCCCTTTGTGTGTCTCCTGAGCACTTCCTAGCATATAGACAGCAGTCTCCAGGCTGCTGCAGGTGGGGTGTGGGCAGGTGGTTGTGGCTGTCATGCTGAGAGTTTCAACCCCCTCCTCACAGGGCCCACTGCCATTTGGTGTCTCCCCTCACAGCTGTACTTGAGGCTGTTTTTTAGACTAACTGAACCCGAGGAGTATTGGAGCGCCCAGTATTAAAGGGGCTGTCCCATGCCCTGAGAGCAGTCTGGGGAGGCATGCACTAGGAGGCTCAGGACTTGGGTctcagccccagctctgccacagttTTGCTCTTTGACACAAAGTAGGTCATAGCTCAACTCAGAGCTAAAGTTTTCTTAATAGCCAAGCGTGTGTGTAGCCTCAGCTCTCATTCTCTTGAACAAACTGACTGCCAGAGCGGGGTACCCTCCCTCAACAGAagacctgccttggcttcccattGCCCATAGTCCTGTGCCCTACCTGCCCTTTGGGGCTATGTACCATGGGCCGCGCACGCTGCTGCAGCCTCACCATCCATTCCTGAAACTTGCCATgccctttcacctcagcctcaccATCCGTTCCTGAAACTTGCCCTGCCCTTTCACCTCTATGGGCCTTTGCATATGCCTCTACCTGGAATGCTTTCTCTTGCTTTCACCGCCTCTGCCTAGTCACCCCCCAGATTTGGCTTTgctcacctcctccatgaagcctacCGCAGCCCTCCACCCCAGCGGCTTGCTGTGCTGAGGTCTTCTATATTAGGAGCGGCAGCCAGGGCTCTCAGCTTGGGTGGTTTAGCAGATGAGCggaggctttggagtcaggcagtCCGGATTTCAACACAGTGCTGCGCCCTACTTGCTGTGCGACCTCAGGCGAATTGCTTCACCTCTCTaagctttgttttctcatctctgagtTGGCGCTCATAATCACTAACCAGAATTCTCATGCTATTTTAAGGACATCAGCGACAGAAGCAGGGAATCTAATGAGACAGATCCTGGGGAGGTCTGAGTTTGCAGAGCCCACAGCTTCCTTTGCTTTTATTAAAGAATGGGAGGTGGGAGCTgatggagggggagggagaagccATCAACCCCTCTCCCCCATCGTACGGGCAAGGGCCAGGCTTATAGTAGGTGCTGACGTTCAGAGTAGAAACTCCTtaaagagtgaatgaatgattgaatgaatgaaggcagCTGGTTTCTGAACGTGGATGTAGCCATTTGACAGACTGCGCGCAGTGGCTGAGGGGGAAAGCCCCGCCCCGCGGAGCCCCGCCCCCAGGCCGCAGGCCCTCGCATCTCCTAGCAACCGCCAAACGGAGCTGAGTGGCTGGGCCTCCGGCCCTCCCTGCACCCGCGGACGCTCCTTTCAGTCTTGGAGTCTCTTCGAGGTGGCTGTGGATCTGGTGCGGGAGTTGCCGCCGCCGTCCAAGTCCCCGCTGCCACCCAGCGCATCCGCTCGCAGGTACCGCCAGCACCTGGAGAGGAACCCCGACCCCTGTCCCCAACTCGGCCGCAGCAGCCCGGgacccttccctcctctcctcgaCGCGTGTTCCCTCCCCGGTGTTTGCCCGGCGTTCCGCCTCCGTGGGCCCTGAGCTGATGCCCCAGCACCCAGTGCACATTCATGTTCTGTCTAGGGGGCAGAGCTTGCCCTCCCCGACCTCGCCAGGCTCCTGCACGTGCTGCCCGCGGCCTGGTTTGCCTCTCCCCAAATAGCAAACGCATCTTGTGCTTAGTCGCAGCAGACCTGCCTGAGTAGACGCCCCCTCTTCCGCCTGGTGGCTCC
Above is a window of Macaca thibetana thibetana isolate TM-01 chromosome 2, ASM2454274v1, whole genome shotgun sequence DNA encoding:
- the EFCC1 gene encoding EF-hand and coiled-coil domain-containing protein 1 isoform X2, whose protein sequence is MEPDSAGAEAGMESAGGDPYRRPARRTQWLLSALAHHYGLDRGVENEIVVLATGLDQYLQEVFHHLDCRGAGRLPRADFRALCAVLGLRAEGATAAGEAAGDANSRAVTTGDAAAELATDGDSDTDEEARLALRAEPPELTFRQFHARLCGYFGTRAGPRLPRGALSEHIETQIRLRRPRRRRRPPCAPGPDSGPDCERVARLEEENSSLRELVEDLRAALQSSDARCLALQVGLWKSQASTHEMERGGPEAAVRELRQAQGALAAAEARAGRLRRGQAEVRRRAEEARQVVLRSLHRVRELEALARQVPGLQRWVRRLEAELQRYRSEDSQLPTPQLASPEPGDKSNEPEDAGTRDPDPTPEGAWQSDSSSGSRAPDEVDEQLFRSVEGQAASDKEEEEEEKWREEQKMPAAEAKTLLARLSSCRGRCDDQTAEKLMTYFGHFGGADHACTLGELEACVAMLVEQLRTQGCGGRTLGTSGEEAELQQKVEENEHLRLELQMVETERVRLSLLEEKLVDVLQLLQRLRDLSISKRALGKILLSTLDAFKDPTHVGRPSPAAILDALHQALAACQLLRRQPSAPASAAAALANPLLVSC
- the EFCC1 gene encoding EF-hand and coiled-coil domain-containing protein 1 isoform X1; translation: MEPDSAGAEAGMESAGGDPYRRPARRTQWLLSALAHHYGLDRGVENEIVVLATGLDQYLQEVFHHLDCRGAGRLPRADFRALCAVLGLRAEGATAAGEAAGDANSRAVTTGDAAAELATDGDSDTDEEARLALRAEPPELTFRQFHARLCGYFGTRAGPRLPRGALSEHIETQIRLRRPRRRRRPPCAPGPDSGPDCERVARLEEENSSLRELVEDLRAALQSSDARCLALQVGLWKSQASTHEMERGGPEAAVRELRQAQGALAAAEARAGRLRRGQAEVRRRAEEARQVVLRSLHRVRELEALARQVPGLQRWVRRLEAELQRYRSEDSQLPTPQLASPEPGDKSNEPEDAGTRDPDPTPEGAWQSDSSSGSRAPDEAVDEQLFRSVEGQAASDKEEEEEEKWREEQKMPAAEAKTLLARLSSCRGRCDDQTAEKLMTYFGHFGGADHACTLGELEACVAMLVEQLRTQGCGGRTLGTSGEEAELQQKVEENEHLRLELQMVETERVRLSLLEEKLVDVLQLLQRLRDLSISKRALGKILLSTLDAFKDPTHVGRPSPAAILDALHQALAACQLLRRQPSAPASAAAALANPLLVSC